One stretch of Cryptosporidium parvum Iowa II chromosome 3, whole genome shotgun sequence DNA includes these proteins:
- a CDS encoding secreted insulinase like peptidase, signal peptide yields the protein MLINCKHFKLLKMDGLLCLLFAVFIFTHYLNFASCFLDEQNLDSNDTYVGISEFVSNDTFSYIASYSPFILDGFSDMNSFSKMRSIYYNVNDFEEVDDKDFVRMANENGEYKFITLENKIKVFLVSKNILYKSSIAMSIGYGDFNEPSHMKGLSILLKNIVVSKIKFKTNKRTNPLYFKNLENTVEGRVHGHGTEINIEVFNEDFVDVLHTLSEVLASPLELDFHTLSSSRKVTREEIRARCISMENLRSAFVENDFCKKSGYKYLYAFTDSNANSKDQFKRGYRIGANSKKVDEFSDEYSSLDSILNEHFNKYYCSNLMTLAIVSNESMLYLLTLVKTFFGKIRSSNFNANDLEKIYNFNENPYLKHVGNVVAVKQNSVNLELKLIFPIPYQKNLWRYKLTEYISFFLDDESEEGLTGVLRSRGWITSLSSGCETNESGYSNFVVLITLQKEGVRHIMQILEALLSTIKLISKQDFSEETLFHIREESSIELKNLYLDLDTDQASFILRSYLGTGCFPKDVLVAPFKMDQVEGRHIRKLLNFIRADNMVISHPVKSLNNGASYYLRSSESFNNSFLFNFEKMVFKSFYNLSLFFLKWFKTGPERGDCRFYKKLHYSEEKLPQYLQRRLSSIDERVALEELKIQLFDPSLESNSQIYIDDQLKTINYPITLRKGIEDKLLNENFFRNSKTEANSKTSQHIDDKELHRNDFKLNVYHDLIDLKQGNSSHESYNNKLSIDYADEYEKFMEENNKGELDYETGKKIDRLYPEFDMDSIFYMPLHNKLPTLSVTFDITIPFDVNNSTDLLLLNMNKQKLLLLSFLFKYSMNLSLADSNSDGVIKVENYTDFMNIDVLPGIQLSWDGITKYFDDFFMVFAHNLINYRTIITNCYFQKSITALKKLLERLSYASNEDYSLMLLMQITHLESVKSWSLENDAKHLTLEDVKLFGKILLKYGEVHGVAIGNTTPSQIYARINKFIKMIRPSASLLNSFKQINSGQFSMAFDTKSYGWISDKDLTDEMIKRSYMGPMLMNTENKGNLFNSKFINMELLPSMYHKNYFFKQRASSSDPFNTVLLYIYLGNAERNMVLLDLLELVDFHKVLNSFIANKKSLRYSSIQIGSLFITRDVASFQIKVTFLSNKIIPMVNVILEFFDIYFLNPEKVFSKRDFLSLKSMLLSNLQKVSLKPSKLVQMHYERIIRGNLGSDWQIKETVLLQSFCYLGFLELWSSFRTAPTILVVIQSNRNQDDQSNQLSEFVPEGYTRLKSIYQFKDSFNVH from the coding sequence ATGTTAATTAATTGCAAACATTTTAAGCTTTTGAAAATGGATGGCCTTTTATGCTTATTATTTGCCgtatttatatttactCATTACTTAAATTTTGCGAGTTGCTTTTTAGATGAGCAAAATTTAGACTCAAATGATACATATGTTGGCATTTCAGAATTTGTTTCAAATGACACATTCAGCTATATAGCTTCATATAGCCCATTTATATTGGACGGATTCAGCGACATGAACTCCTTTTCAAAAATGCGATCAATTTACTACAATGTCAATGATTTCGAGGAAGTTGATGATAAAGACTTTGTTAGAATGGCAAATGAAAATGGTGAGTACAAATTTATTACCTTGGAAAATAAGATAAAAGTATTTCTagtttcaaaaaatatactTTATAAGTCTTCAATTGCAATGTCAATAGGATATGGCGATTTTAATGAGCCGTCCCATATGAAAGGACTATCTATTTTACTGAAGAATATAGTTGtttctaaaataaaattcaagACCAACAAAAGAACTAATCCtctatattttaaaaacttAGAAAATACAGTAGAAGGTAGAGTACATGGCCATGGAACAGAAATCAATATCGAGGTTTTTAATGAGGATTTTGTGGATGTTTTACACACTCTTAGTGAAGTTTTAGCCAGCCCTTTAGAGTTAGATTTCCATACGTTATCATCCTCAAGAAAGGTTACAAGAGAGGAAATTAGGGCTAGATGTATTTCAATGGAAAATTTAAGAAGTGCTTTTGTGGAAAATGATTTCTGCAAAAAATCGGGATATAAGTATTTATATGCATTTACTGATTCTAATgcaaattcaaaagatcAATTTAAAAGGGGATATAGAATTGGAGCAAATTCTAAAAAAGTTGATGAATTTTCTGATGAGTATAGTAGTTTGGATAGTATATTGAATGAACAttttaacaaatattattgtagTAACTTAATGACTTTGGCCATTGTATCAAATGAAAGTATGCTTTATCTATTGACTTTAGTCAAAACATTTTTTGGGAAAATTAGGAGCTCTAATTTTAATGCAAATGatcttgaaaaaatatataattttaatgaaaatccGTATTTAAAGCATGTGGGAAATGTAGTTGCAGTAAAACAAAATTCAGTCAACCTTGAGCTAAAGCTGATATTTCCTATACCATATCAGAAAAATTTGTGGAGGTATAAACTTACCGAGTATATCTCATTCTTTTTAGATGATGAATCTGAGGAAGGATTAACTGGGGTTCTAAGATCAAGAGGGTGGATTACTTCATTATCATCTGGTTGTGAAACTAATGAGAGCGGTTACTCAAATTTTGTTGTCCTTATTACTTTACAGAAAGAAGGCGTTCGACATATCATGCAGATTCTTGAGGCATTACTTTCAACTATTAAACTAATTTCAAAGCAAGATTTTTCTGAGGAAACACTTTTTCATATTAGGGAGGAATCttctattgaattaaagaatttatacTTGGATCTTGATACCGATCAAGCAAGTTTCATCTTGAGATCTTACTTAGGGACTGGGTGTTTCCCAAAAGATGTACTGGTTGCTCCTTTTAAAATGGACCAGGTTGAAGGGAGGCATATACGGAAACTATTGAATTTTATCAGAGCGGATAATATGGTTATATCACACCCTGTAAAATCATTGAATAATGGTGCTTCTTATTACTTAAGGTCAAGCGAGTCGTTTAATAACTCgtttttattcaattttgagaaaatgGTTTTTAAGTCGTTTTAcaatttatctttattctttttaaaatgGTTTAAGACTGGTCCAGAGCGAGGTGATTGCAGATTTTATAAGAAACTTCATTATTCTGAAGAGAAGTTGCCTCAATATTTACAAAGGAGACTTTCCAGTATTGATGAAAGAGTTGCtttagaagaattaaagattcaaCTTTTTGATCCTTCACTTGAAAGTAATAGCCAAATTTATATCGATGATCAATTGaaaacaattaattatCCTATCACTTTAAGGAAAGGAATAGAGGACAAACTACTTAATGAGAACTTTTTTCGCAATTCTAAAACTGAAGCGAATTCTAAAACTTCTCAGCATATTGATGACAAGGAATTACATAGaaatgattttaaattaaatgttTATCACGATCTAATTGACCTTAAGCAAGGAAACTCTAGCCATGAATCATATAACAATAAACTTTCTATTGATTATGCAGATGAATATGAGAAATTTatggaagaaaataataaaggcGAATTAGATTATGAGACAGGCAAAAAAATTGACAGATTGTATCCTGAATTTGATATGGATTCGATATTCTACATGCCCTTACATAACAAGTTACCAACATTATCTGTTACTTTCGATATAACTATCCCTTTTGATGTAAATAACTCTACAGACTTATTACTGCTTAATATGAACAAGCAGAAGCTACTATTGCTTTCGTTcctttttaaatattcaatgaATTTATCATTGGCTGATTCGAATTCTGATGGAGTAATTAAAGTCGAGAATTACACAGATTTTATGAATATTGATGTTTTGCCTGGAATTCAATTGAGTTGGGATGGTATTaccaaatattttgatgaCTTCTTTATGGTTTTTGCGCATAATTTAATCAATTACAGAACAATAATAACTAAttgttattttcaaaaatcgATTACTGCACTTAAGAAATTGCTAGAAAGACTGAGCTATGCTAGTAACGAGGATTATTCTCTAATGCTATTAATGCAAATAACGCATCTAGAAAGTGTTAAATCGTGGTCATTAGAAAATGATGCCAAACATTTAACTCTTGAAGATGTTAAACTTTTTGGCAAAATTCTTCTTAAGTATGGCGAAGTTCATGGCGTTGCCATTGGAAACACTACCCCGTCCCAAATTTATGCTcgaattaataaattcataaAGATGATTAGACCATCAGCTAGCTTgttaaattcatttaagCAGATAAATTCTGGACAATTTAGTATGGCTTTTGATACTAAAAGTTATGGTTGGATATCTGATAAAGATTTAACAGATGAAATGATTAAGCGGAGCTATATGGGTCCTATGCTAATGAATACTGAAAACAAaggaaatttatttaatagcaaatttattaatatggAATTACTTCCTTCTATGTATCATAAAAACTACTTTTTTAAGCAAAGAGCTTCAAGCTCTGATCCATTCAATACAGTTCTACTATACATTTACCTTGGGAATGCGGAGAGAAATATGGTCCTTTTGGATCTTTTAGAGCTGGTGGATTTTCACAAAGTCTTGAACTCCTTCATTGCAAACAAAAAATCTCTTCGTTACTCTTCGATTCAAATTGGATCTTTGTTTATTACTCGCGATGTTGCAAGCTTCCAAATTAAGGTAACATTCCTTTCTAATAAGATCATTCCCATGGTAAATGTTATTCTCGAGTTTTTCGATATTTATTTCCTAAATCCAGAAAAAGTTTTTTCTAAAAGAGATTTCTTATCTTTGAAAAGTATGCTGCTTAGTAATCTTCAGAAGGTCTCACTAAAGCCTAGTAAACTCGTTCAAATGCATTACGAAAGGATCATTCGAGGAAATTTAGGTAGCGATTGGCAGATAAAAGAGACAGTTTTACTTCAAAGTTTCTGCTACTTAGGTTTTCTTGAACTTTGGAGCTCATTCAGAACCGCACCTACAATTTTAGTCGTAATTCAATCGAACAGGAACCAAGATGATCAGTCTAATCAGCTATCAGAATTTGTTCCTGAGGGATATACTAGACTCAAGTCTATTTATCAATTCAAAGATTCTTTCAACGTACattga